A region from the Panicum hallii strain FIL2 chromosome 1, PHallii_v3.1, whole genome shotgun sequence genome encodes:
- the LOC112896727 gene encoding uncharacterized protein LOC112896727: protein MSPTPTNSCSDSSASSQRNDGERSSQAHSAQTAASSTRTRGSRTQTKWPEDKLTATGLDEKFWPTPDAARERFVLVCGLIARERVSINRKLEDLSPVEKEQLFEALLEKLEYPANLEPTVRNKAIKAAMSEIATLQRRFKAHLRRNYVRQEESPFEKHGFLKPEDWEVFVQETNSPFFQRVSQEMKDKRALHNKPHKTGRKGYHGKRKEWEEEDAKLAREGKENPWDQFPGRSRSYLRARAAKRMTTSEGTSEGSGDITFSNPAVVGLANKVKDLASKASDGSFTGVRENDILTAALENPEHRGRVRGVSSSVGWGKGFGEEFAGMYRKKRKKTKERSDAEKEKIVGETAIRVINMLRQAGVVIPDALCPTQPTHTGSSEQEDASVSAEEDVRGSGEDHGPFNENEADSRSSMLDTIDKLTEPTKCSLLDGTGHNLELANPKYKPGVPMLSEADLDAAGPNCARLHAYVMENSKDKLGFPAKVPQAYFEGDGDLMLNIAFDDVYDLITLGALDVSFLRLWTLKMMQNAAEM from the exons ATG TCTCCCACACCAACAAACTCCTGTAGTGACAGTAGTGCATCATCACAGCGCAACGACGGTGAACGTTCTTCACAGGCTCACTCAGCGCAGACTGCTGCGAGTAGTACTCGAACCCGCGGGTCAAGGACACAAACCAAATGGCCAGAAGACAAGTTGACTGCAACTGGACTTGATGAAAAATTTTGGCCTACCCCAGATGCTGCAAGGGAAAGATTTGTATTGGTCTGTGGCCTCATTGCTCGGGAGAGGGTGTCAATCAACAGGAAGCTTGAGGATCTGTCACCAGTTGAGAAGGAACAGCTATTCGAAGCATTGCTGGAAAAGCTAGAGTACCCAGCCAATCTGGAACCAACTGTTCGCAACAAGGCAATTAAGGCAGCTATGTCAGAGATTGCAACCTTGCAACGGCGGTTCAAGGCCCATTTAAGAAGAAATTATGTGAGGCAGGAGGAGTCTCCCTTTGAGAAGCATGGCTTTTTGAAGCCAGAAGACTGGGaggtgtttgtgcaggaaaccAATTCTCCTTTTTTTCAGCGAGTGAGCCAGGAGATGAAAGATAAGAGAGCATTGCATAATAAGCCACACAAGACGGGAAGAAAAGGTTATCATGGTAAAAGGAAAGagtgggaggaggaggatgcaaAGCTAGCtagagaaggaaaagagaacCCTTGGGACCAATTTCCTGGACGTTCGAGGTCATATCTGCGGGCAAGGGCGGCGAAGAGGATGACCACTAGTGAAGGCACTAGTGAAGGAAGCGGGGACATAACATTCAGTAACCCTGCGGTGGTGGGGCTAGCAAATAAGGTGAAAGACCTTGCATCTAAGGCTAGTGATGGTTCTTTCACTGGGGTTAGGGAGAATGATATCCTCACCGCGGCACTTGAGAATCCAGAGCATCGAGGTCGGGTCCGAGGCGTGTCTAGTTCAGTTGGCTGGGGTAAAGGGTTTGGTGAAGAGTTTGCTGGAATGtacaggaagaagaggaagaagacgaaggagaGGTCTGATGCGGAGAAGGAAAAGATAGTTGGTGAAACAGCCATCAGAGTAATCAACATGCTAAGACAAGCAGGCGTGGTTATACCGGATGCTTTGTGTCCTACCCAACCAACACACACCGGTAGCAGCGAGCAAGAAGATGCGAGTGTTAGTGCGGAAGAAGATGTGCGTGGCAGCGGGGAAGACCATGGGCCATTCAACGAGAACGAAGCTGACAGTCGATCATCTATGCTGGACACAATAGATAAGCTGACAGAGCCAACCAAGTGCAGCCTTTTGGATGGCACCGGGCATAACTTGGAGCTCGCA AATCCAAAATACAAGCCTGGTGTGCCTATGTTGTCAGAAGCGGATTTAGATGCTGCTGGACCAAATTGTGCCAGGTTGCATGCTTACGTCATGGAAAACAGTAAGGATAAACTTGGCTTTCCAGCAAAGGTGCCTCAAGCCTACTTTGAAGGTGATGGTGATTTAATGTTAAACATTGCATTCGATGACGTGTACGACCTTATAACCCTAGGTGCTCTGGATGTTAGCTTCTTGAGGTTGTGGACATT GAAAATGATGCAGAATGCAGCAGAGATGTAG